The Candidatus Sysuiplasma jiujiangense genome includes the window AGAGATCCGATATAACAGTGAAGGACTACCTTTCAATGATAGACAAGAAAACGGCCAGGCTGTACTTCACCGCGGCAAGAACAGGTGCCATAATTTCAAGGGCGCCGCTGGAGCAGATAAGATCGATGGGAGACATGGGTTACCTCATGGGCATCGGTTTCCAGATATGGGACGATGTGCTCGACCTTGAAGGTGAGGAGGGCAAGACAGGGAAGCCGTTCGGAGGTGACATCAGGGAGGGCAAAAGGACCCTCATGGTCGTCTATGCCTTCAGCCATATGAAGGGAGAGGATAAGAAGACATTCCTGAGTGTTCTGGGCAACCAGAAGGCATCAAGGAAGTCGATAGAGGAGGCAGTCGGGCTGCTGCACAAATGTGGCGCTGTGTCATACGCGAAAAATTTTGCGCTGGAATATGTCAGAGAGGCCAAGGAACGTGCATCGTCCCTCAAATCCTCTGAAGCAAAGGATCTGCTTCTGGATCTCATCGATTACAGCGTCAGGCGCGACAACTGAGACAATCAGCGCATCCGCAACGTCCGGATGAGACGGGCTGGGTGCCCTCTACTCTATACCGGCCTGTGTGATCCTGAAATCGACATATTCGGCGTCGCGCAGGTATCTGTGCTTGATTAGTGTTGCTTTCCTGCCGCCGCCGGAAACCTTTTCGAGGTAAAGTATCGTCTTGGCAGCATGATTGATCGCATGACCTCCAAGCGGTTCAAATGTTCCCTTATCGATGTTCGTATAAACCTGCGATGTGACAATTACGGGTATGTCATACTTCCTGGCTGCGGAAAGAAGCATCGTGAGCTGTTCGCTCAGTTCCTTCCTGTCTTCCAGCTCTTCTGTTCTATAGGAACGAAATAGCATAGTCAGACTGTCGACAACAATGAGGCTTATTTTACCTCTTACTTCGATGAGCTTGATGCCCTTCTCGATGAGTTTTGTCTGCTCCCTGAAATCGTTCGGAGCGGAAAAAAGTATGCTCTTTGAGACCCTGTCGAAATTCGTGCCGGAGAGCTGCCTGAGCCTGTCCATCGAAACGCCCTCTGTATCGATATATATTATCCTGCTGCCTGTAAGCGCGGAATTCCTTGAGGCAAGCAGACACAGGTTTGTCTTGCCGCTTCCGCCTTCCCCGTAAAGAAGGGTAATTGTCGACGACTCAAAACCGCCATCCAGTAGCCTGTCTATCTTGGCAGAGCCGGTTGAGAGTTTGACCACGGTGCGGTTGATGACTTCTTTCATAAATAAATGCATCAGAAGCACTACAACACAAATCAGCGCGCAGTCAGGTTTGGCGGCGAAGTTCAAAACTGTTCCCGCCGGTCATGAGAAGTGCGATTTTGACTACCTTTCCCCCTCTGCCGTTATTGCCTGAGGGAATGATCTGCCTGCTGATGCGATTCTTGCAGCCGCAATTATATGGAAATATGAAAATCAATAATATCGTACCGTCTGCATGCATACATACAGAAATTGTAAAGTATTGAATCCGCAATTGAAGTTGAGGAGATTGTCTTTTTGTCCGGGAAAAAAGTTGCAAAGCTGCGGGCGGAGAGGCTGGCAACGTCATGCGTCCATGCGGGAGAAATGACTGATTACATGACCGGGTCGGTGACGACTCCAATATTTCAGGCATCTACTTTTTACTATCCTTATGCAATAGACAGGGACGGGCGCTATACAGACGCAAAGGCACCCTATTTCTACACCAGGCTTATGAATCCCACTGTCAGGGTGGCGGAACGGAAACTCAGCATGATAGAGGGGACAGAGGATGCAGTTGCATTTTCAAGCGGGATGGCCGCGATTTCAACCGCCGTTCTCGAAATAATGCAGACAAGAGGGCACATTATCTCAGTAAGGGATCTTTATGGCGGTACGTTCTCTTTATTCACTGAAATTCTGCCTTCGCTCGGCCACAGTGCATCATTTTTCAGCAGGAATGACGTGGACAGTATCGACACCATGATAAAGGAGAATACGAGGGCCGTTTACGTGGAAACACCGACAAATCCTACTCTCGACATATACGATATTGAACGCATTTTCAGCGTTGCGCATGAACACGGTCTGGTTACGATCATAGACAACACCTTTCCCTCGCCTGTCAACATGCGCCCCCATAGTTTTGGCGCGGACATCGTTCTCCACAGCGCGACAAAATATCTATCCGGCCATTCTGACATTGTCGCCGGAATGGTGGCCGGAGGAAGCGGAATCGTAGGAAGGATCAGGGAAATGCAGTCGGTTCTAGGCGGAAGCATGGATCCCTTTGCCGGATATCTCCTCGATCGCGGAATGAAGACTCTTGAACTCAGGGTAAAAAGGCAAAACGAGAATGCGATGGCTATTGCGCGATTCCTGGAGGATTGCAAGGGCATAGGAAGGGTGCTCTATCCTGGTCTTCCATCTCACGAAGGGCATGATATCGCAAGGAGATTGATGAAAGGTTACGGAGGGATGGTTTCGTTCGAAGTCGGCAGGAGGATGGAGGACGCAGAACGCTTTATCAGGAAGTTGAAAATACCAAAGGTTGCGGCGAGTCTTGGAAGTGTCGAGTCGCTAGTGACTATTCCGGCGCAGACTTCGCACAGACAGATGTCCCCTGCCGAGAGGCGTGGGAGGGGGATAAGCGACTGCCTCGTCAGGCTCTCGGTTGGCGTTGAAGATTGCGAGGATCTGATCGAAGATATATC containing:
- a CDS encoding polyprenyl synthetase family protein; its protein translation is MDRLAGRKTSINRELEKSLAVGDNETLREAMKHYPLAGGKRLRPLLAYLVAESISGDGEATIPFGVGLELIHNFTLVHDDIMDRSDLRRGIASVHKKFDVPTAIVAGDALFALAFEQICSLQIEDALLRIIVGDTALAVREVAEGQQMDMEFEKRSDITVKDYLSMIDKKTARLYFTAARTGAIISRAPLEQIRSMGDMGYLMGIGFQIWDDVLDLEGEEGKTGKPFGGDIREGKRTLMVVYAFSHMKGEDKKTFLSVLGNQKASRKSIEEAVGLLHKCGAVSYAKNFALEYVREAKERASSLKSSEAKDLLLDLIDYSVRRDN
- the radB gene encoding DNA repair and recombination protein RadB gives rise to the protein MVKLSTGSAKIDRLLDGGFESSTITLLYGEGGSGKTNLCLLASRNSALTGSRIIYIDTEGVSMDRLRQLSGTNFDRVSKSILFSAPNDFREQTKLIEKGIKLIEVRGKISLIVVDSLTMLFRSYRTEELEDRKELSEQLTMLLSAARKYDIPVIVTSQVYTNIDKGTFEPLGGHAINHAAKTILYLEKVSGGGRKATLIKHRYLRDAEYVDFRITQAGIE
- a CDS encoding aminotransferase class I/II-fold pyridoxal phosphate-dependent enzyme, with the protein product MSGKKVAKLRAERLATSCVHAGEMTDYMTGSVTTPIFQASTFYYPYAIDRDGRYTDAKAPYFYTRLMNPTVRVAERKLSMIEGTEDAVAFSSGMAAISTAVLEIMQTRGHIISVRDLYGGTFSLFTEILPSLGHSASFFSRNDVDSIDTMIKENTRAVYVETPTNPTLDIYDIERIFSVAHEHGLVTIIDNTFPSPVNMRPHSFGADIVLHSATKYLSGHSDIVAGMVAGGSGIVGRIREMQSVLGGSMDPFAGYLLDRGMKTLELRVKRQNENAMAIARFLEDCKGIGRVLYPGLPSHEGHDIARRLMKGYGGMVSFEVGRRMEDAERFIRKLKIPKVAASLGSVESLVTIPAQTSHRQMSPAERRGRGISDCLVRLSVGVEDCEDLIEDISSALGK